Part of the Virgibacillus natechei genome is shown below.
CAAAATTATCCACGGTAGTGAGCTAACGAATTTGGAAGAGACCACGGAAGATGCTGAATTACAGCTGAACGAAACCATTACAAAATGGGAACCTGTGGACGTATATGATGAGGTGTTGGATCAGACGGTTAATGATCGTCTATCCTTTGAATATCCGTTTGAAGAAGCCGCCAGGTCCAGGGCAAAGCAAACGGTGACGGAAATTAAACGTCAGCGTGAGGTGAAGGATGAATATAGTGCGGATCAACTTGTCCAGACATTTCAAGCACCGATTGTTAAACGACCTAATTTTATGCAAAAGGAAAAAAGGATTACTTCTGCTGAAAAAGGTACAGCAATGCATACTGTCATGCAACATTTACCAATGGTTAAGCCATTAAATCAAGCTGAGATTGAAGAGAATGTGGAGGCTTTGGTCGAAAAAGAGGTCATTACGAAACAAGAAGCTGACATCGTAAATGTGGCAGCGATTGAAGAATTTTTCTCTACAAGTATTGCAACGCTTATGATGGGGGTACCTGCTATCAATCGTGAAGTCCCGTTCAGCTTGTCACTGCCAGCAAGTGAAGTTTATGCATCGTGGACAGGTCAAAAAGATGAGAACGTGTTAATTCAAGGTGTCATTGATTGCATCATTCCACAAGATGACGGATGGATTATTATTGATTATAAAACAGATGCAATAAATGAAGCAGTTACCGACAAAACAAAAGAAAAACTAGCAAAGAAGTACGGAACACAAATGGAGCTGTATCGAGATGCAGTTGAGCAAATTTGGAAGCAACCAGTGAAAGCAACCTATTTATATTTCTTTGATAGTCAATTAGTTATCAACGTTCCATTGAACGAATGATACTAACAAATTAAAGATCAACTTTCTTATAAAGAAGGTTGATCTTTTTTTAGACTTTTTTTGTAAGTACTGGGACTGCGCTTACTCGTCCCACCGAAAACCTTTGTTGCTTTTAATTCTTCGGAGTTGATATAAAAGACGACTCAGTGACAATTCTTTTACAAATGCTGGTTGAGAGCAGGGGTTCGCTACGGAAAGCATCCGCCCAGAGTGATCCCGAACGGCGTTTATAGCAAATATTTATAGCAAACAGTAGTTACGTCGTCTTCGATAGATATTGTGTCAAAACAATAATTCTTTTCAGTGGGAGTAACCGCAGTCCCAATCTTTTAGAAACTAGCCATTTTTTTAAGCTGCAATAAAGGTGTTCAAAATTTATACATAATTAATAATGACAGGAACAAGCATAAATCATAAACACGCAAAGAAGGTGGTAAGCATAATAAACGTGAAAACAAGCGCAATTACAGGGATAAACGATGATTTATAGTTCAAATGAAATGAAAAGCACGAATCGAAAAAGAGCTTTAATCCTGTTAGTAAAATCACAGCCACACGTGATTTGTATCACACCTATGAATCTGGTATCAACGTATGATGGAAGTAAGTTAAAAGGAGGGTGATTGCAATGGCAGAAAAGCAAGTTAAGATACCTGAAGAAAATATAAATAATGAACAAATTGAATCATTAAAGGGGGCATTGTTTTCCTCATTAGTATTTGTAGGTGGAGGAATATTAGTTTTTATGCTCTTACTATTTGTGATTTACATGATTCGACTATAGGGGAGGTAATCATATGAGAATGAATCGATATGAAGAAATTTGGCTTATTCTAAGTGTTGGAGTTCTAGTTCTTTCAATGGTAGTTACTGGTTATCAAACATTTGCACAAGGAATGGGGCCACCAAGTGAGATGGAAACCATTGATCCGCAAAAAGTAGATGAAACGGAACCATTTGATAACCCTGGCGTTTTTGAAGTAGGAGAAAATGAATACGAAGTTGTTATGACGTTACAAGCATTTAGCTTCACGCCAAGTGACATTGAATTACCTGTAGGTGCTGAAGTTACGTTTACAATGACTTCAAAAGACGTTATACATGGTTTTCAAATTGCAGGAACAAATGCAAATGCGATGGTTGTACCTGGACATATTCAAACCATAACGGAAACATTTGATGAACCTGGTGAATACTTGGTGTTATGTAATGAATATTGTGGCGCAGCTCACGAGATGATGAGTACAACGATTACAGTTAAGTAATGAAGGGAGGAAAAAACGATGGAAATGGCAGCAAAAAAAGTGTTTAAAGAAAAGACAAATAAAGCTTTAGGTGTGAATCCGGATGATGCACGCCTTACGCTAACCTATTTTTCACTAGCATTTATTATATTGTTTATCGGAGGGACTTTAGGACTTTTGCAGGGACTTAATCGTGCAGGATTGTTGGAATTGCCTGCCTGGTTTAATTACTATCAGGTACTGACAGCACACGGAATACTTTTAATTCTCATATTTACTGCATTATTCATGGTTGGCTATTTTTACGCAGCTTTGTCCCATACGCTTGGTGGACTTATTCCTGTAGTCCGTAAAATGGGATGGACTGCATTAGGATTGATGCTTATAGGAACTGCCTTCGTTGTGACAACCATTGTTATGGATGAGGCGACTGTTCTATATACGTTTTACCCACCAATGCAAGCATCTCCTTGGTTCTATATCGGCCTCGTATTTATTGTTCTAGGTGTTTGGGCAGCTACGATTGGTGTATTTACAAGCGCAGCGAGCTGGAAGAAGCGAAATAAGGGTGAGCATTTACCATTACTTGCATTCTTTGCAGTAGGCGCATTCCTTCTACTATTCTTTGGGTCAATTGGTGTTACGATTGAAGTTTTAACACTAATTCCTTGGGCTTTTGGTTGGACAGAGACGGTTAACGTCATGCTTAGCCGCACATTATTTTGGAGCTTTGGACACACGCTGGTAAACGTTTGGTATTTCACAGCAATTTCAGCATGGTATGTTATCGTACCAAGAATTATCGGCGGAAGATTGTTTAGCGATACACTAACTCGAGTTGTCGTTGTTTTATTAGTTATCTTAAACGTGCCTGGTGGGTTTCACCATCAGATCATTGACCCTGGGTTTACTGAGGGCCTGAAATTCATGCATGTGTTTATGAGTCTATCAATCGCATTTCCATCTTTAATGACGGCATTTGCCATGTTCGCTGTATTTGAGCGTACTGGAAGGAAAAAAGGTGCAAAGGGACTGTTTGGCTGGGTTAAAAAATTACCATGGGGCGACGTTCGATTCTTAGCACCAATGATTGCCATGATTGCATTTATTCCAGCTGGAGCAGGCGGAATTGCTCAAACTAATAATCAATTAAACCAAGTTGTTCATAATACTCTATGGGTAACAGGGCATTTCCATTTAACAGTTGGAACGACAGTTGTATTGACCTTCTTTGGAATCATGTATTGGTTAATACCTTATTTATCGAAGCGTGAACTTACACCTAAAATAAATAAACTAGGTATCATCCAAACGATTACTTGGGCGGTCGGTATGCTGTTTATGTCAGGAGCAATGCACTGGGTAGGACTCTTAGGTTCACCACGCAGAACTTCCTACACCACATATGGGGACAATGCAACAGCATTAAGCTGGGATCCCTACTTGTTCTTTTTAGCAATTGGAGGAACACTCTTATTTATAGGTGGAGGACTAATGATTTATATTGTTTTCCATCTCATGTTTAAAGCACCTAAAGGAGATACAGCGTTCCCTATTGCGGAACCGGAGGATGGTGCGTCTCCAACACCAAAATGGACGGAACGCTGGGGGCTTTGGGTTGTGCTGGCGATAGCGGTTATTTCGATGGGGTATCTCGTACCTATCGTTGACCTCATATTTAATGCACCTCCAGGTTCACCACCATTTAGAACATGGTAATAACTAGAAATAAAGAGATAGCTAGACGTTGTGTGGCTATCTCTTTTATCTAAATATAGCAATGATCAAAAATTAGGGGAGTGATCTCCATGATGAAAAATAAACATAATACGGTAGCAATTATTGCAATATTGATATTCGGAGTTGTGCTTTTTTATATAGGAACGGACGGTTTCGAGGCCTATACTGCTGAGACTGCAAGAACAAATGAGTTAATAGAAGAGAAGCCAGAATTTCCAGATGTAACATTGGAAGATAGTGAGGAACGGGTATACCCTATTTCAGAATTTGAAAATAAATATGTTATGTTAACCTTTATTTATACAGCTTGTACAGATGTATGTCTTGAATTAGAAATGAACTTGACGCAAGTTTATGATAAGGTTCCAAGTGAGTATATTGGGGAAGACATTATCTTTTTAAGTATTAGTTTTGATCCAACCAATGACGACCCAGAAACCTTGGATAAATATAGAAATTACTTTAATAGTGATGGAGAAACCTGGCGAATGGCAAGAATCAATAACCAGAATGAACTGGATTATTTATTGGATGAGTTCGGTGTAACAGTTATTCCGGATGGGGATGGGCACTTTACACATAATTCTGCTTTTTATCTAGTAGATCCTACTGGTACGTTAGTTGATGTGATGGATTATACGAAAATTGAAAATGCTGCAGAAAAAGTAACATCAATCCTCGATAGGGAAAGGGATGGATAGTTATGAAACAAGCAATCTATGGATTACTGTTGTATGTTTTCTTGATGCTCCCTCCTGTCGTTACATTATTAGAGTCGATTATGAGCTTTCATATGCATATGCAAATGCCTCTACTAATTATTGCGGGTCTTTTAATGACTCCGTTTCTCCAAAAGAAATTTCCTCGTTTATTTGAAAAATGGAATCAGAATGGCGTACCTGGAATTCTTCTTTTTACGATCATAATGATTTACTGGATGTTCCCACGTACAATGGATGAAGCGCTGACCATACAGGCTGTACAGGTATTTAAGTTTATTAGTCTACCATTTTTGGCTGGCGTACCGTTGCGTGACAGTTGGAGAAAATTAGGGGGATTTGGTAAAAATGTAATTTATGTAAGTTTTAGTATTATGTTTGGTTTCATGGGAATATTGTACGTCTTTTCAGAAAGTCAGCTGTGCAATAATTATTTAATTGTTGAACAGAAAACGCTTGGTTGGGGATTTATAGCTTTGGCAGTATGTATTATCATTTATTTTATACAACTGCTTTTTATCGATGAATCGGAATATGAATAAGGTGAAATTTAAGAGGCATCTGGCAATTAAGGGTGTCTCTTTGTTATTATTCGTTACCATTTAAAAGCAACCACTCCAATTGCGGAGTGGTTGTAAAAATTTGGTATTCTTAACCTTTTAGAACTTCTTTAATATGGCCGATTGCCCAGTCCAAGTCTTCTTTTTCAATAATGAGCGGGGGAGCAAAACGAATGACACTTTCATGTGTTTCCTTACATAGTAAACCTTTTTCTTTTAATAATTCACAATATGGGCGCGCTGCTTCCGTTAGCTCGACACCGATAAATAGTCCTTTTCCACGGATTTCTTTAATGATTGGATTATCAATTTTCCTCAATTCATCCATCATATAATTTCCAAGTTCCAAGGAACGGTCTGTTAAATTTTCTTCTTCAAGAACCTCAAGTGATGCCAGAGAGACAGCACAAGCAAGTGGGTTTCCTCCAAATGTTGATCCATGAGACCCTGGATTAATAACACCAAGAATAGATTTATTTGCTAAGATGCATGAAATTGGGAATACACCGCCACCTAGAGCTTTACCTAGAATGAGGATGTCAGGTGTTACATTCTCCCAGTCGTTGGCGAACATTTTTCCACTACGTCCTAGGCCTGCTTGAATCTCGTCAGCCATGTATAATACATTATTTTCTGCACAAACATCATAAGCTTCCTTCAAGAATCCTTCAGGTGGCATAACAATTCCAGCTTCACCTTGAATTGGTTCGAACAGGAAACCTGCAGTGTTTTCATTGATTGCTCCTTTTAATGCTTCAATATCACCATAAGGGATAATTTTAATTCCAGGAAGCATTGGTCCAAAACCACGCTGATATTCAGCTTCTGATGATAAGGATACAGCTGTCATTGTTCTACCGTGAAAATTACCTTCACAGGCAATAATTTCAGCTTTATTTTCGCTCACGCCTTTTACATCATATGCCCAGCGGCGAGCTGTTTTAATGGCTGTTTCGACTGCTTCTGCACCTGTATTAACTGGTAAAGCCATTTCTTTGTTTGTTAGTTTACATATTTTTTCAAACCACGGTCCTAACTGGTCATTATGAAAAGCCCGTGAGGTTAGTGTAACGGCATCAGCTTGATCTTTTAAAGCTTTAATTATTTTCGGATGACGGTGACCCTGGTTTACAGCTGAATAGGCGCTTAGCATATCCATATAGCGATTACCTTCTGG
Proteins encoded:
- a CDS encoding cytochrome c oxidase subunit II, with translation MRMNRYEEIWLILSVGVLVLSMVVTGYQTFAQGMGPPSEMETIDPQKVDETEPFDNPGVFEVGENEYEVVMTLQAFSFTPSDIELPVGAEVTFTMTSKDVIHGFQIAGTNANAMVVPGHIQTITETFDEPGEYLVLCNEYCGAAHEMMSTTITVK
- a CDS encoding ornithine--oxo-acid transaminase, which produces MSDSSQAIIDQTQEYGARNYHPLPVVIANAEGVWVEDPEGNRYMDMLSAYSAVNQGHRHPKIIKALKDQADAVTLTSRAFHNDQLGPWFEKICKLTNKEMALPVNTGAEAVETAIKTARRWAYDVKGVSENKAEIIACEGNFHGRTMTAVSLSSEAEYQRGFGPMLPGIKIIPYGDIEALKGAINENTAGFLFEPIQGEAGIVMPPEGFLKEAYDVCAENNVLYMADEIQAGLGRSGKMFANDWENVTPDILILGKALGGGVFPISCILANKSILGVINPGSHGSTFGGNPLACAVSLASLEVLEEENLTDRSLELGNYMMDELRKIDNPIIKEIRGKGLFIGVELTEAARPYCELLKEKGLLCKETHESVIRFAPPLIIEKEDLDWAIGHIKEVLKG
- a CDS encoding cbb3-type cytochrome c oxidase subunit I, translated to MAAKKVFKEKTNKALGVNPDDARLTLTYFSLAFIILFIGGTLGLLQGLNRAGLLELPAWFNYYQVLTAHGILLILIFTALFMVGYFYAALSHTLGGLIPVVRKMGWTALGLMLIGTAFVVTTIVMDEATVLYTFYPPMQASPWFYIGLVFIVLGVWAATIGVFTSAASWKKRNKGEHLPLLAFFAVGAFLLLFFGSIGVTIEVLTLIPWAFGWTETVNVMLSRTLFWSFGHTLVNVWYFTAISAWYVIVPRIIGGRLFSDTLTRVVVVLLVILNVPGGFHHQIIDPGFTEGLKFMHVFMSLSIAFPSLMTAFAMFAVFERTGRKKGAKGLFGWVKKLPWGDVRFLAPMIAMIAFIPAGAGGIAQTNNQLNQVVHNTLWVTGHFHLTVGTTVVLTFFGIMYWLIPYLSKRELTPKINKLGIIQTITWAVGMLFMSGAMHWVGLLGSPRRTSYTTYGDNATALSWDPYLFFLAIGGTLLFIGGGLMIYIVFHLMFKAPKGDTAFPIAEPEDGASPTPKWTERWGLWVVLAIAVISMGYLVPIVDLIFNAPPGSPPFRTW
- a CDS encoding SCO family protein, whose translation is MMKNKHNTVAIIAILIFGVVLFYIGTDGFEAYTAETARTNELIEEKPEFPDVTLEDSEERVYPISEFENKYVMLTFIYTACTDVCLELEMNLTQVYDKVPSEYIGEDIIFLSISFDPTNDDPETLDKYRNYFNSDGETWRMARINNQNELDYLLDEFGVTVIPDGDGHFTHNSAFYLVDPTGTLVDVMDYTKIENAAEKVTSILDRERDG